The nucleotide sequence CTGCAGCGCTACAAAGAACTGCAGGACATCATCGCCATCCTGGGTATGGACGAACTCTCCGAGGAAGACAAGCAGGTAGTAAACCGCGCCCGCCGCGTGCAGCGCTTCCTGTCGCAGCCCTTCTTCGTGGCCGAGCAGTTCACGGGCCTCAAAGGTGTACTCGTTGACATCAAGGACACCATCCGTGGCTTCAACGAAATCATTGACGGTAAGCACGACCACCTGCCGGAAGCGGCTTTCAACCTGGTAGGCAACATCGAAGATGCCGTAGCCAAGGGTGAGAAGCTGATGGCGGAAGCAAAATAAATGGCTTAATGGCTGAATTGATAAATGGTTGGTTGTTCAGCACCTCGTTAGAACGACCAACCATTTATCAATTCAGCCATTTAACAATACAGACCATGCATTTAGAAATCATCACCCCCGACCGCAAGGTTTTTGAAGGCGAGGTTACGTCGGCCCAGTTTCCGGGTACCGATGGCCTGTTCGAGGTTCTCAACAACCACGCCCCGCTGATTTCGGCTTTGAAAGCCGGCAACGTGGTGCTGAACGGCGGCGCTACCACTTTCCGCATCGACGGCGGGGTGGTAGAGGTGCTGCGCAACAACGTTATCGTACTGGCCGAAGGCGCTTCGGCGTAAGCGCGGCCCGAAGTAGTTTCAGCAAAGCCCCGCACCTGCCAGCAGGTGCGGGGCTTTGTGCGTCTGGGAGGGGAGGAGGCTGGAGTAGAAATTATGTGGCTTCGCTGACCGGGAAATCTGAAACGGCGCGTAGCTTGCGCCACTCTTTTTTCGCTTTACCGGCTACTATGCGCGTTATTTTACCCCTGATGGGTTTGCTGCTTGCGGCGGCCCCGGTTGTTGCCCAAACCTTTCCTATTGACTACCGGCGGGCCGCGCAGGCTCAGGATACCGCCAAGCAGCGGCGGGTGCTGGCGGCCTGGCAGCTGAAAGAGCCCAACAACCCCGACCGGTACGTGGCCCAGTTCAACTACCTGCTGCGCAAGTCGTACCGCGTGGTGGTGAGCACGGCCCCGGCCGCCGGGCGGGGCGTGGCGCTGCAGAAGCAGGATGGCAGCGCCGCCGGCTCTCTCAGCGAGGGCTACGAGCCGCGCCTGCTGGAGGCCGCCCGCAACACGCTGCGCGAAGGCATACGGCTGGCTCCGGACCGGCTGGATATGCGGTTCGGGCTAGCCAAGACCTACGAGATGACCCACGAGCCGGGTCCGGAAGTGCAGGTGCTGCGCGAGGCACTGGCCGCGCGCAAAGCCAGCGGCCAGCCGTGGCGCTGGCAGGAAGGCAAGCCGTTGCCAAGAACGGAGGCCGTTTTTCTGCCTGAAAATCTGGAAGAATACATGCTGCCCTACTGGCAGGCCGATACGCCCGAAGACGCCGAGGTAGCGCGGCAGCTGGCCGAGCTCGTCAGCGAGTATTATCCGGAAAGCTCCCTCGGGCCTTTCAACCTGGCCATGTACCACAGCCTGCACGGGCAGGAGGATAAGGCCTATGCGCTGTATCAGCAGGCCAATGCCAGCAAGCCCAACGACTGGCAGACGCTGGCCAACCTCACCCGCTTGGCCATCAACCTCAACCACAAAACCGAAGCCCAGCAGTACCTGGCGGCGCTGCAGAAGCTGCCGGCGGGGCGGCCGGCCGCGGCTCAGCTGGGCAAGGAAGTGCGGCAGATGAAATAGTGCCTGGCTGCAACCAGCGCCGTACTTTGCCGTTGTTTTGCCCCGCGCCCAGTTTCCCGCCCACTCTCCCGCCCATGCACATCCACCCCAAAATCACCCCGATCTACCAGACCTCCGTTTTCAAGTTTGAAGACCTCAACGAGCTGGAGCTGTACTTTGGGGAGCCCGGCAGCCGCTACCTGTACTCGCGCAACGGCAACCCCAACTCCGACGAGCTGGCCGAGGCCGTGACGCACCTGGAAGGCGGCGCCGGGGCAGTGGCCACGGGCTCGGGCATGGCGGCCATCTTCGCGGCCCTGCTGACCTACTGCACCGCCGGCGACCATGTGCTGTGTGCGGCCGACATCTACGGCGGCTCGGCCGCGCTGCTCAACCAGGAGCTGGACCGGCTGGGCATTGGCGTGAGCTACGTGCCGTTCGAGGACCTGACCACCAACCTGGCAGCCTACGCGCAGCCCCGCACCCGGCTGCTGCTCTGCGAAACCATCAGCAACCCGCTGCTGCGCGTGGTAGACCTGCGCGCCGCCGCCGAGGCTGCCCACGCGCTGGGCCTGAAGCTGGTACTGGACAACACCTTTGCCTCGCCGGTGCTCACGCAACCGTTCGAGTACGGCGCCGATTTGGTGATGCATAGCGTCACGAAGTATCTGGCGGGCCACTCCGACGTGACGGCCGGGGTGGTGGTGGCGCGCACGCCCGAGGATGCCGCCCGCCTCCGGCAAATCGGGACGCTGTTTGGGCTCACGCTGAGCCCGATGGAAAGCTGGCTGGCCGTGCGCGGCATCAAGACGCTACGGCTGCGGATGGAAGCGCACAGCCGCAATGCCCAGGCCGTAGCCGAGCTGCTGGCGCAGCATCCGGCGGTGCAGGAAGTGTTTTATCCGGGCCTGGCGCAGCACCCGCAGCACACGCTGGCGCGGGAGCAGGGGGCAGGCCGGTTTGGGGGCATGGTTTCGTTCCGGCTGCTGGACGACAGCACCAACGCCGTGAGCCGTTTTATGCGGGCCAGCCAGCGGTTCCCGTTTGCGCCATCCCTGGCCGGCGTCGACTCGTCGCTGTCGTATCCGGCGGGCACCTCGCACCGGGCCCTGACGGAGGAGCAGCGGCAGGAGCTGGGCATTACGGCCGGGCTGGTGCGCCTGAGCGTGGGCATCGAGCCCGTGGAGGAGTTGCTGGCCGACCTGCATCAGGCGCTGGAAGCTACCGTAGTTTAATACTGTCCGCCCTTGGCTTGTACTAGCAGCCTGACTTTATGTGCCGGGTATACTAGCTATTGAACTTTATGTGCCGCCAATCCGGGCTTTATGCTGATTTAAGGAGCGGTAGTGGCCCGCGAGGGCGTGATGGATGGCCTCGGCAATACGCTGGATGTCAGTTTCAGGAAGCGCCGAACCGGAAGACAGGCATCCGGCCTGGGTAAATAATTCGGTACAAACCTCACCGCCCAACGTCAAGAGCCGGCCGCTGTAGAACCCGTTGCACCTGCAGTGGCTTCTACAGCGGCCGGCTATTGACGTTGGGCGCTTCAACGTTCTTCCGTGTCGCCCTGCTTCTTGTTGGGTGATATTAAAACATTATTATAATTATATTAAAAGGGGATTAACCCTATTATAATTCTATTTTATTACTTCTATTTGGAGAAGCATTGCTCCTTTTTTCTCATCCCACCCACTCATTACTAGTACCCATTATGAAGCTGATCAAACAAAGCCTGCTCACTTTACTGCTTGTTGTGCTGACGGCGGCGGCCGCCCTGGCAGATAACCCGGACGCTGTGCTAGGCGTGTGGAAAAACGGGGAGGGAACGGGCATGATTCAGATTTACAAAAGCGGCGACAAATACTTCGGCCGGATTGTATGGCTGAAAGTGATGAACAACCCCGACGGCACGCCCCGCACCGACGTCAACAACCCCACCGAATCGGCCCGTACCAAGCCTTTGCGCGGGCTGGTGAACATGCGCGACTTCAAGTACGTCGGGGAAAACAAGTGGGAGGGCGGCCAGATCTACGACCCCAAAAACGGCAGCGACTATTCCTGCGAGATGACCCTGACCGACCCGAATACGCTAGAAGTGCGCGGCTATATCGGCGTGGCGCTCTTCGGCCGGACCGACGTGTGGAAGCGGCAGGTAAAGAAGTAGCCTCATGCAGCATCTCTCCCGTTTCCTGCTTCCTGGCGCCCTGCTGGCGCTGAGCACGGTGCTGGCCGCACCTGCCTGGGCCCAGGACCTGCCCACCGCCCCCGCCGACTCGTTGGGGATGGAAGATTTCAGCAGCTTTGGCAATGCCGACGCCACCGCCAACCGGCCGTATGCCAGCCAGAAGGTGCTGTTGCAAAGCCCTACCAAACTGATATCGATAGGCTACGAAGCCCAGATGCCCTTCGATCTGACGTCGACCGGCCCTTTGGTGCCCACAACTGGCGGCCCTCAGGAGGTGACCGAGC is from Hymenobacter yonginensis and encodes:
- a CDS encoding DUF2147 domain-containing protein, translated to MKLIKQSLLTLLLVVLTAAAALADNPDAVLGVWKNGEGTGMIQIYKSGDKYFGRIVWLKVMNNPDGTPRTDVNNPTESARTKPLRGLVNMRDFKYVGENKWEGGQIYDPKNGSDYSCEMTLTDPNTLEVRGYIGVALFGRTDVWKRQVKK
- a CDS encoding trans-sulfuration enzyme family protein, which translates into the protein MHIHPKITPIYQTSVFKFEDLNELELYFGEPGSRYLYSRNGNPNSDELAEAVTHLEGGAGAVATGSGMAAIFAALLTYCTAGDHVLCAADIYGGSAALLNQELDRLGIGVSYVPFEDLTTNLAAYAQPRTRLLLCETISNPLLRVVDLRAAAEAAHALGLKLVLDNTFASPVLTQPFEYGADLVMHSVTKYLAGHSDVTAGVVVARTPEDAARLRQIGTLFGLTLSPMESWLAVRGIKTLRLRMEAHSRNAQAVAELLAQHPAVQEVFYPGLAQHPQHTLAREQGAGRFGGMVSFRLLDDSTNAVSRFMRASQRFPFAPSLAGVDSSLSYPAGTSHRALTEEQRQELGITAGLVRLSVGIEPVEELLADLHQALEATVV
- the atpC gene encoding ATP synthase F1 subunit epsilon → MHLEIITPDRKVFEGEVTSAQFPGTDGLFEVLNNHAPLISALKAGNVVLNGGATTFRIDGGVVEVLRNNVIVLAEGASA
- a CDS encoding tetratricopeptide repeat protein, with product MRVILPLMGLLLAAAPVVAQTFPIDYRRAAQAQDTAKQRRVLAAWQLKEPNNPDRYVAQFNYLLRKSYRVVVSTAPAAGRGVALQKQDGSAAGSLSEGYEPRLLEAARNTLREGIRLAPDRLDMRFGLAKTYEMTHEPGPEVQVLREALAARKASGQPWRWQEGKPLPRTEAVFLPENLEEYMLPYWQADTPEDAEVARQLAELVSEYYPESSLGPFNLAMYHSLHGQEDKAYALYQQANASKPNDWQTLANLTRLAINLNHKTEAQQYLAALQKLPAGRPAAAQLGKEVRQMK